The Thermodesulfovibrio sp. 3462-1 genome contains the following window.
GTATCAGTTGATTTAAAATCCTCTATCATCTTCATCCTCTACAATTGTAGTTCTTATAAGGGCAAGAATTGCAGAATGGGGCACAATTAGATACTTTTTTTCCTCAAATTCTATTTCAATTCCTGCATCTTTAAGAAAAAGTGCGTAATCACCTTCCTGAGCCTGAAGGGGTATGTATCTTATGGGTTCAGTGTTTGTCTGTTTCCATGGTTCTTCAAGCACAACTGAGATGTCATTCACAGGATAACCTGGTCCCACTTTTATAACTCTTCCACCAAGAACTTTGTTTTTTTCTTTTACAGTAGGAGGTAAAAAGAGTCCTGCCCGTGTTTCCATTCTCTCATCTGGTTCAATAAGAACTCTGTCTCCAACTATTATTAACTTTCTCTGTGTTTTCATAAATTTTAAATCACTCGCAGGTGCTTGAATCCTTAATTTTATTTTATCTCAGCTACATCTGGTAAATCCACAACTGTGACAGATAACGCATCCTTCTTCATAAGAAAGTGCACTTCCACATTCAGGACATGCTCCATAATGAGCTGCTTCATCATCTGAAATTTGAACTGTTAATTTTGAATTTTGACTCACCCTTTGAGCTACTGAATCACCTGAAGCTTTTGAATCACCCATTTTGCTATGTGAACTTTCTCTTATT
Protein-coding sequences here:
- a CDS encoding co-chaperone GroES family protein, with amino-acid sequence MKTQRKLIIVGDRVLIEPDERMETRAGLFLPPTVKEKNKVLGGRVIKVGPGYPVNDISVVLEEPWKQTNTEPIRYIPLQAQEGDYALFLKDAGIEIEFEEKKYLIVPHSAILALIRTTIVEDEDDRGF